Proteins from a genomic interval of Lathamus discolor isolate bLatDis1 chromosome 11, bLatDis1.hap1, whole genome shotgun sequence:
- the BLCAP gene encoding bladder cancer-associated protein, producing MYCLQWLLPVLLIPKPLNPALWFSHSMFMGFYLLSFLLERKPCTICALVFLAALFLICYSCWGNCFLYHCTGSQLPESAHDPSIVGT from the coding sequence ATGTACTGCCTTCAGTGGTTGCTACCTGTCCTGCTCATACCCAAGCCCCTCAACCCAGCCTTGTGGTTTAGTCACTCAATGTTCATGGGCTTCTACCTGCTCAGTTTTCTCCTGGAACGGAAACCTTGCACAATTTGTGCCTTGGTCTTCCTGGCGGCTCTATTCCTCATCTGCTACAGCTGCTGGGGGAACTGCTTCTTGTATCACTGCACAGGATCCCAGTTGCCAGAATCAGCTCACGATCCCAGCATTGTGGGCACCTAG
- the PIGT gene encoding GPI transamidase component PIG-T yields the protein MLALAVLLLLAAAAGPGRAAAGPGRDALREELLLSPLPAGDVAATFQFRTRWDADLPRGAVSHYRLFPKALGQLVASLGVRELHLALTQGFWRTQAWGQPPLQAPAGAELWVWFQPTVTDVDKAWKELSNILSGIFCASLNFIDATNTVTPTASFKPLGLANGTDHDLLRYAVLPREVVCTENLTPWKKLLPCGSKAGLAVLLKAERLFHSSYHSQAVHIRPICRDASCLAVSWELRQTLTVVFDTFSSGQGKKDWSLFKMFSRTLTDACPLASQSKVYVDISPKNKEKELLEVTPAPTSVYEATVQGDKRTYAVYDLLSPSLFNTSRSLNVQFKWKRPEDSSEMPIPILHAHRYVSGYGLQTGEISTLIYNTHPYRAFPVILLETVPWYLRLYVHTLTIITKGKENKPSYIHYQPAQDRRRPHLLEMLIQLPANSVTKISIQFERALLKWTEYPPDPNHGFYVSSSVLSALVPSIIAMKDMDVEESPLFTSLFPSSDGSSYFVRLYTEPLLVNLPTPDFSMPYNVICLTCTVVAVCYGSFYNLLTRTFHVEEPSRGGLAKRLANIIRKFRGVPLL from the exons ATGCTGGCGCTggcggtgctgctgctgctggcggcggcggcggggcccgggcgggcggcggcggggcccgggcggGACGCGCTGcgggaggagctgctgctgagcccgCTGCCCGCCGGCGACGTGGCCGCCACCTTCCAGTTCCGCACGCGGTGGGACGCAGACCTGCCGCGGGGCGCGG TCTCTCACTACAGGCTCTTCCCGAAGGCACTGGGGCAGCTGGTGGCGTCGCTGGGCGTGCGGGAGCTCCACCTCGCCCTCACCCAGGGCTTCTGGCGCACCCAGGCCTGGGGGCAGCCGCCCCTCCAGGCACCCGCTGGTGCCGAGCTCTGGGTCTGGTTCCAGCCCACCGTCACCGA TGTTGACAAAGCCTGGAAAGAGCTGAGTAACATCCTCTCAGGAATATTCTGTGCTTCTCTCAACTTCATCGATGCAACCAACACAGTCACTCCAACAGCATCCTTCAAACCTCTGGGCTTAGCCAATG ggacAGATCACGATCTCCTGCGATATGCTGTCCTGCCCCGGGAGGTCGTCTGCACTGAGAACCTCACACCTTGGAAGAAGCTGCTCCCATGCGGCTCAAAG gctgggcttgctgtgctgctgaaggcagagcGCTTGTTCCACAGCAGCTACCACTCGCAGGCAGTGCACATCCGCCCCATCTGCAGG GATGCTTCCTGCCTGGCTGTGTCGTGGGAGCTCAGACAGACCCTCACTGTGGTTTTTGACACCTTTTCTAGTGGCCAAGGAAAGAAAG ACTGGTCCCTCTTCAAGATGTTCTCCCGCACACTTACTGATGCATGTCCTCTGGCATCGCAGAGCAAAGTCTACGTTGACATCTCCCCTAAGAACAAG GAAAAGGAGTTACTGGAAGTAACCCCTGCTCCAACATCCGTATATGAAGCTACTGTCCAGGGAGACAAGAGAACCTATGCTGTCTATGACCTACTGAGTCCCTCACTCTTTAATACCTCTCGCAGCCTCAATGTGCAGTTCAAGTGGAAACGTCCTgaagacagct CGGAAATGCCGATACCCATACTCCATGCTCACCGCTACGTGAGCGGATACGGGTTGCAGACTGGAGAGATCAGCACCCTCATCTATAACACCCACCCGTACCGGGCCTTCCCCGTGATCCTGCTGGAGACTGTGCCCTGGTATCTGCGCCTCTATGTGCACACTCTGACCATCATCacaaaggggaaggaaaacaagccaA GTTACATCCACTACCAGCCAGCTCAGGACCGGAGACGGCCTCACCTTTTGGAAATGCTGATCCAGCTGCCAGCCAACTCCGTCACCAAGATCTCAATCCAGTTTGAGAGAGCCTTACTGAAGTGGACAGAGTACCCACCAGATCCCAATCACGGCTTTTACGTCAG TTCATCTGTGCTTAGTGCCCTAGTGCCCAGCATCATTGCTATGAAGGACATGGATGTGGAGGAGAGCCCTCTCTTCACCTCACT GTTTCCGTCCTCTGATGGCTCCAGCTATTTTGTGCGCCTGTACACAGAGCCACTGCTGGTGAACTTGCCAACGCCAGACTTCAGCATGCCCTATAATGTCATTTGCCTGACCTGCACCGTGGTGGCAGTGTGCTACGGCTCCTTCTACAACCTGCTGACCAGAACATTTCATGTGGAAGAGCCGAGCCGGGGCGGGCTGGCCAAGCGGCTGGCCAACATCATCCGCAAGTTCAGGGGGGTGCCCCTTCTCTGA
- the DBNDD2 gene encoding dysbindin domain-containing protein 2 produces MSGPGAQSRSRRLPANMEQAQRGLDTEQMQQQQLKLRDRQKFFEEVFQHDVDFFFPMSHLQIEHRRPPLGSISSMEVNVDMLEQMDMMDLSDQDTMDVFLGCGTEESSAATGPLPGADASQCPEEITLQVPNAAESKSRISSTSSVSTDLNSLDTSEEGAETPVVQSDEEDLQEDSPKEQAAARS; encoded by the exons CCAACATGGAGCAGGCACAGCGGGGCCTGGACACCGagcagatgcagcagcagcagctgaaactACGGGACAGACAGAAGTTCTTTGAGGAGGTTTTCCAGCATGATGTGGATTTCTTCTTCCCTATGTCTCACCTGCAGATAGAGCATCGGAGAC CGCCCTTAGGCAGCATTTCCTCCATGGAGGTGAACGTGGATATGCTGGAGCAGATGGACATGATGGACCTGTCAGACCAGGACACCATGGATGTTTTTCTGGGCTGTGGGACGGAGGAGAGCAGTGCTGCTACTGGGCCCCTGCCAG GGGCAGATGCCAGCCAGTGCCCAGAGGAAATCACCCTGCAAGTGCCCAATGCAGCCGAGAGCAAGTCACGCATTTCTTCTACATCCTCTGTCTCCACGGATCTGAACAGCCTGGACACCAGCGAGGAGGGGGCTGAGACCCCTGTGGTGCAGTCGGATGAGGAGGATCTGCAGGAGGACAGTCccaaagagcaggcagcagcaagaagCTAG